The Thermococcus sp. genome includes a region encoding these proteins:
- a CDS encoding RNA-binding protein has protein sequence MTNLKAHHVRITTFIQATEDEDKVLEAIATFIPEEIDEEDVLLDVSETTGFFGNSIKVVNVEIKRSRAVRAFLKHFKELLSEEDKKYILEHLDEKVDEEGTLYVRFNKQKAYLGEAEVDEGPDVIQVKIKVKAFPMRKEAVVKAVREWLEE, from the coding sequence ATGACAAACCTAAAGGCCCACCACGTCAGGATTACCACGTTCATTCAGGCGACCGAGGACGAAGACAAGGTTCTTGAGGCGATAGCGACCTTCATCCCGGAGGAGATAGATGAGGAAGACGTTCTCCTAGATGTCAGCGAGACCACCGGCTTTTTTGGAAACTCCATTAAGGTCGTCAACGTCGAGATAAAAAGGAGCAGGGCAGTAAGAGCTTTTCTCAAACACTTCAAGGAACTGCTGAGCGAGGAGGACAAGAAATACATCCTCGAGCACCTCGACGAGAAGGTTGACGAGGAGGGAACCCTCTACGTTCGCTTCAACAAGCAGAAGGCATATCTCGGCGAAGCGGAAGTTGATGAAGGTCCCGACGTGATACAGGTTAAGATAAAGGTCAAGGCCTTCCCGATGAGGAAAGAGGCCGTAGTAAAAGCCGTGAGGGAGTGGCTGGAGGAATGA
- a CDS encoding 50S ribosomal protein L15e, which produces MGMYKYIREAWKSPKKSYVGELLKKRMIQWRREPVVKRIERPTRLDRARSLGYQAKQGYVIARVRVRKGGRKRPRWKGGRKPSKMGMVKYSPKKSLQWIAEEKAARKFPNLEVLNSYWVGEDGMYKWFEVILVDPHHPVIKSDPKIAWIAGKAHKGRVFRGLTSAGKRSRGLLNKGKGAEKVRPSIRANKGKGK; this is translated from the coding sequence ATGGGTATGTACAAGTACATTAGGGAAGCCTGGAAGAGTCCCAAGAAGAGCTACGTCGGTGAGCTCCTCAAGAAGAGGATGATCCAGTGGAGGAGGGAACCGGTTGTTAAGAGAATCGAAAGGCCGACCAGGCTCGACCGCGCTCGCTCTCTCGGCTATCAGGCAAAGCAGGGCTACGTTATCGCTCGCGTCCGCGTGAGGAAGGGTGGAAGAAAGAGGCCCAGGTGGAAAGGCGGAAGGAAGCCGAGCAAGATGGGTATGGTCAAGTACTCGCCAAAGAAGAGCCTCCAGTGGATTGCCGAGGAGAAGGCAGCGAGAAAGTTCCCGAACCTTGAGGTTCTCAACTCCTACTGGGTCGGCGAGGACGGTATGTACAAGTGGTTCGAGGTCATTCTCGTTGACCCGCACCACCCGGTTATAAAGAGCGACCCGAAGATAGCCTGGATAGCTGGCAAGGCCCACAAGGGCAGGGTCTTCCGAGGACTTACCAGCGCTGGAAAGAGGAGCCGCGGCCTGCTCAACAAGGGCAAAGGCGCTGAGAAGGTCAGGCCCAGCATAAGGGCCAACAAGGGCAAGGGCAAGTGA
- a CDS encoding Xaa-Pro peptidase family protein has protein sequence MRLDRFIPLMKERGFEGALISPGSNFYYLTGLRIHEAGERLTLLALSADGSYSLLAPALYENVVKNFPVTFWRDGENPYEKLAWILADFGLSSGKILVEDTMRADWLIGIMKLGEFSFHPLSSVIREMRMRKDEKEIDLMKHASRVVDRVFEEVLSWDILGMRERELALKIELAIRELSDGISFEPIVASGKNGANPHHEPGNRRIRRGDMVILDFGARWRGYCSDITRTIAVGKPDERLVEIYGIVREAQERAYRAVKTGVKAKDVDAVARETIANAGYGKFFTHRTGHGLGLDVHEEPYIGPDGEVILENGMTFTIEPGIYVPGLGGVRIEDDVAVIDGRGRRLTRAERELVIL, from the coding sequence GTGCGCCTCGACAGGTTTATCCCACTGATGAAAGAGAGGGGCTTTGAGGGAGCCCTTATAAGCCCCGGCTCAAACTTCTACTACCTGACCGGATTGAGAATCCACGAAGCAGGCGAGAGGCTGACTTTGCTCGCCCTTTCGGCCGATGGAAGCTACTCCCTACTAGCGCCGGCCCTCTACGAGAACGTCGTCAAAAACTTCCCGGTTACCTTCTGGCGCGACGGTGAGAACCCCTACGAGAAGCTCGCGTGGATTCTCGCGGATTTCGGACTCTCCTCGGGAAAAATCCTTGTTGAGGATACCATGCGGGCGGACTGGTTGATTGGCATTATGAAGCTCGGGGAGTTCAGCTTCCATCCACTGAGCTCGGTAATCAGGGAGATGAGGATGAGAAAGGACGAGAAGGAAATAGACCTTATGAAGCACGCCTCCAGAGTCGTTGACAGAGTTTTTGAAGAGGTCTTAAGCTGGGACATCCTCGGGATGAGGGAGAGGGAGTTAGCCCTTAAGATAGAGCTCGCCATAAGGGAGCTCTCGGATGGAATATCCTTCGAGCCTATAGTGGCCTCCGGCAAAAACGGCGCAAATCCTCACCACGAGCCCGGCAACAGGCGGATTAGGCGGGGGGACATGGTAATCCTCGACTTCGGAGCGAGGTGGAGAGGCTACTGCTCGGACATAACGAGAACCATAGCGGTGGGAAAGCCCGATGAGAGGCTGGTGGAAATATACGGAATTGTAAGGGAGGCGCAGGAAAGGGCCTACCGGGCCGTTAAAACCGGTGTAAAGGCGAAAGACGTGGATGCTGTGGCGAGGGAGACGATAGCAAACGCCGGCTACGGGAAATTTTTCACCCACAGAACCGGGCATGGCCTTGGTTTAGACGTCCACGAGGAGCCTTACATAGGGCCAGACGGAGAGGTAATCCTTGAGAACGGCATGACCTTCACGATAGAGCCCGGAATTTACGTTCCTGGCCTTGGAGGGGTTCGCATAGAGGACGACGTGGCGGTCATAGACGGTAGGGGTAGGAGGCTGACAAGGGCCGAGAGGGAGCTGGTCATCCTCTGA
- the leuS gene encoding leucine--tRNA ligase gives MAELDFKAIEEKWQKRWMEARVFEPDRKAKPKERKFYITVAFPYLSGHLHVGHARTYTIPDVIARFKRMQGYNVLFPMAWHITGAPIVGIAERIKSRDPKTIHIYRDVYKVPEEILWKFEDPKEIVKYFMKSAKETFIRAGFSVDWTREFHTTSLFPPFSKFIEWQFWTLKDMGLVVKGAHRVRWDPVVGTPLGDHDIMEGEDIQILEYVIIKFILEEDGEVIYLPAATLRPETVYGVTNMWLNPSATYVKAKVRRGGKEETWIVSKEAAYKLSFQDREIEVIEEFKGERLIGRYVKNPVTGDEIIILPAEFVDPDNATGVVMSVPAHAPFDHIALEDLKKETEILLKYDIDPRVVEEISYISLIELEGYGEFPAVEEAERLGVKSQKDREKLEEATRNIYKAEYHKGVFKIEPYAGKPVQEVKDLIAKELMEKGIAEIMYEFADKPVISRFGNRAVIKIIHDQWFIDYGNPEWKEKAREALANMKILPESRRAQFEAVIDWLDKKACARKVGLGTPLPWDPEWVIESLSDSTIYMAYYTISRHINQLRKEGRLNPEKLTREFFDYIFREDFSEEREKELEEKTGIPAETIHEMKEEFEYWYPLDWRCSAKDLIPNHLTFFIFNHVAIFRRKHWPRGIAVNGFGTLEGQKMSKSKGNVLNFIDAIEENGADVVRLYIMSLAEHDSDFDWRRKEVGKLRRQVERFYELISEFSGYEAKEGVKLKDIDRWMLHRLNKAIEGTTKALEEFRTRTAVQWAFYTVLNDLRWYMRRTEGRDDEAKRYVLRKLAEIWVRLMAPFTPHIAEELWEKLGGEGFVSLAEWPEPVEEWWNETVEAEEQFVQSVIEDIKEIIRVAKLEDAKRAYIYTSPEWKWKVVEVVAEKRDFKSAMAELMKDPEMRKHGKEVSKLIQRLIKDRAFEVKRINEEKALREAKDFMEKELGLEIIINPEEDKGGKKKQAMPLKPAVFVE, from the coding sequence ATGGCTGAGCTCGACTTCAAGGCCATTGAGGAGAAGTGGCAGAAGCGCTGGATGGAGGCGAGGGTTTTCGAGCCCGACAGAAAAGCCAAGCCCAAGGAGAGGAAGTTCTACATAACCGTTGCGTTCCCCTACCTCTCAGGCCACCTCCACGTGGGGCATGCAAGAACCTACACGATTCCGGATGTAATAGCGCGCTTTAAGAGAATGCAGGGCTACAACGTCCTCTTCCCGATGGCATGGCACATCACCGGAGCGCCGATAGTCGGCATCGCCGAGAGGATAAAGAGCCGCGACCCGAAGACCATCCACATATACCGCGACGTCTACAAAGTCCCCGAGGAAATCCTCTGGAAGTTCGAGGACCCGAAGGAGATAGTCAAGTACTTCATGAAGTCCGCGAAGGAGACGTTCATCAGGGCCGGTTTTAGCGTTGACTGGACGAGGGAGTTCCACACGACTTCACTGTTTCCACCCTTCAGCAAGTTCATAGAGTGGCAGTTCTGGACGCTCAAAGACATGGGACTGGTGGTTAAGGGAGCGCACCGCGTTCGCTGGGATCCCGTTGTTGGAACCCCGCTCGGCGACCACGACATCATGGAGGGCGAGGACATCCAGATTCTGGAGTACGTCATAATCAAGTTCATCCTCGAGGAGGACGGCGAGGTTATTTACCTGCCCGCGGCAACGCTGAGGCCCGAGACAGTCTACGGCGTCACAAACATGTGGCTCAACCCCAGCGCTACTTACGTCAAGGCTAAGGTCAGACGTGGCGGAAAGGAGGAAACCTGGATAGTCAGCAAGGAGGCCGCTTACAAGCTCTCCTTCCAAGACAGAGAGATAGAGGTCATCGAGGAGTTCAAGGGCGAGAGGCTCATCGGAAGGTACGTGAAGAACCCAGTAACTGGCGACGAAATCATCATCCTGCCGGCGGAGTTCGTTGACCCGGACAACGCTACCGGCGTCGTCATGAGCGTTCCGGCTCACGCTCCCTTCGACCACATAGCCTTAGAAGACCTGAAAAAGGAGACGGAGATTCTGCTCAAGTACGACATTGACCCGCGCGTTGTCGAGGAGATAAGCTACATCTCGCTCATCGAGCTTGAGGGCTACGGCGAGTTTCCAGCTGTTGAAGAGGCCGAGAGACTCGGAGTTAAGAGCCAGAAGGACAGGGAGAAGCTTGAGGAAGCGACCAGAAACATCTACAAGGCGGAGTACCACAAGGGAGTCTTCAAGATAGAGCCCTACGCGGGCAAGCCAGTCCAGGAGGTAAAGGACCTCATAGCGAAGGAGCTCATGGAGAAGGGAATCGCCGAGATAATGTACGAGTTCGCGGATAAACCTGTCATAAGTCGCTTCGGGAACAGGGCGGTAATCAAGATAATCCACGACCAGTGGTTCATCGACTACGGCAATCCGGAATGGAAGGAGAAGGCGAGAGAAGCACTCGCTAACATGAAGATACTCCCGGAGAGCAGAAGGGCGCAGTTCGAGGCGGTAATAGACTGGCTCGACAAGAAGGCCTGCGCAAGGAAAGTTGGATTGGGAACGCCCCTGCCCTGGGATCCGGAGTGGGTCATAGAAAGCCTGAGCGATTCCACAATCTACATGGCCTACTACACTATAAGCAGGCACATCAACCAGCTGAGGAAAGAGGGTAGGCTTAATCCAGAGAAGCTCACGAGGGAGTTCTTTGACTACATATTCAGGGAGGACTTTAGCGAGGAGCGCGAGAAGGAACTTGAGGAGAAGACCGGGATTCCGGCGGAGACAATCCACGAGATGAAGGAGGAGTTCGAGTACTGGTACCCGCTCGACTGGCGCTGCTCCGCCAAAGACCTAATACCAAACCACCTGACGTTCTTCATATTCAACCACGTGGCGATATTTAGGAGGAAGCACTGGCCGAGGGGCATCGCTGTCAACGGCTTCGGAACGCTGGAAGGGCAGAAGATGAGCAAGAGCAAGGGCAACGTGCTGAACTTCATCGACGCTATCGAGGAGAACGGGGCGGACGTTGTCAGGCTCTACATAATGAGCCTTGCCGAGCACGACAGCGACTTCGACTGGCGCAGGAAAGAAGTAGGCAAGCTCCGCAGACAGGTTGAGAGGTTTTACGAGCTGATAAGCGAGTTCTCAGGCTATGAAGCCAAGGAAGGCGTCAAGCTCAAGGACATCGACCGCTGGATGCTCCACCGCCTGAACAAAGCCATTGAAGGAACCACTAAAGCCCTTGAGGAGTTCAGGACGAGGACAGCAGTGCAGTGGGCCTTCTACACCGTCCTGAACGACCTGCGCTGGTACATGAGGAGAACTGAGGGCAGGGACGACGAGGCGAAGCGCTACGTGCTGAGAAAGCTGGCAGAAATCTGGGTAAGGCTCATGGCGCCGTTCACACCTCACATAGCTGAGGAGCTCTGGGAGAAGCTCGGCGGGGAGGGGTTCGTCAGCCTTGCGGAGTGGCCGGAGCCGGTCGAGGAGTGGTGGAACGAGACGGTTGAGGCTGAAGAGCAGTTCGTCCAGTCCGTCATCGAGGACATCAAGGAGATTATCCGCGTGGCCAAGCTCGAAGACGCCAAGAGGGCCTACATCTACACTTCGCCAGAGTGGAAGTGGAAGGTAGTTGAAGTTGTGGCCGAGAAGAGGGACTTCAAGTCAGCTATGGCCGAGCTGATGAAAGACCCAGAGATGAGGAAGCACGGCAAGGAGGTAAGCAAGCTCATCCAGAGGTTGATAAAGGACAGAGCCTTCGAGGTAAAGAGGATAAACGAGGAGAAAGCGCTGAGAGAAGCCAAGGACTTCATGGAGAAGGAGCTCGGCCTTGAGATAATCATCAACCCAGAAGAAGATAAGGGAGGAAAGAAAAAGCAGGCGATGCCGCTGAAGCCGGCGGTGTTTGTGGAGTGA
- a CDS encoding class I SAM-dependent methyltransferase → MLVSEETFKKDVLSKIPPRNESPLSPNWLHIEMLERFRVLQFASIREGMNVLEIGCGAHALTAVPLAYLVGETGRVVAVDKSRWYFFEEITSVTGLKHRIIPLKLDARELPFPFRAFDLAVLVHGIRSLNNEETMVKVISEMLRVADRVFIAESLPVANNERQKAHLEFYNLREEIFEALFGEKDDLHYPTLEELRELVEKAGGRIIESGTFEPGLPHHLAYIPREYVERIKDEKKRTELLKRWDIAYEKWKEGAEHPPVGWILAESHFSTTTSTRPRRRTNRRTSTMRPFRSDETHGG, encoded by the coding sequence ATGCTGGTTAGCGAGGAAACTTTTAAGAAGGACGTCCTCTCCAAAATTCCGCCCCGGAACGAGTCTCCACTATCTCCCAATTGGCTCCACATCGAGATGCTCGAACGCTTTCGTGTTCTTCAGTTTGCATCAATAAGAGAGGGCATGAACGTCCTCGAAATCGGATGTGGCGCACATGCCCTAACGGCGGTCCCACTAGCATATCTCGTCGGCGAAACCGGCCGCGTTGTGGCAGTCGATAAATCAAGGTGGTACTTCTTTGAAGAGATTACCTCGGTCACTGGCCTCAAGCACAGGATAATCCCACTAAAGCTCGACGCAAGGGAACTGCCCTTTCCGTTTAGGGCCTTCGATTTGGCCGTCCTCGTGCACGGAATACGGAGCCTGAACAACGAGGAAACGATGGTAAAAGTAATCTCAGAGATGCTCCGCGTTGCGGATAGGGTCTTCATAGCCGAGAGCCTGCCGGTAGCGAACAACGAGAGACAGAAGGCACACCTCGAATTCTACAACCTGCGCGAGGAAATCTTTGAGGCCCTCTTCGGCGAGAAGGACGACCTGCACTACCCAACGTTGGAGGAACTCAGAGAACTCGTCGAAAAAGCCGGAGGAAGAATAATCGAAAGCGGGACCTTCGAACCGGGCCTTCCGCATCACTTAGCCTATATCCCGCGGGAGTACGTGGAGAGAATAAAAGATGAGAAAAAGCGCACCGAGCTTTTAAAAAGATGGGATATCGCCTACGAGAAGTGGAAAGAAGGAGCGGAACACCCGCCGGTGGGGTGGATTCTGGCAGAAAGTCACTTCTCGACTACAACTTCTACACGGCCGAGGAGGAGGACTAACAGGAGAACCAGCACTATGAGGCCCTTTAGAAGTGACGAAACCCATGGCGGGTAA
- a CDS encoding DUF3267 domain-containing protein — MGELRLSDYSSDIVILSLLLLFLSSLAVPWVEVSVSSPGDALYFLLLPWVLVVPLHEGLHALTAKLLRARVRFGVTTINKFALTPYVAIETPLPAEKYVLVCLSPLALSAISISLAWVFRSDFWALVYIFNTVGMAGDFLTALVLLKMPRNAKVSDDGTVLRSDEEIPGPYPPWVSSLLKGLIVLVLLLVLLLGRVEVVVEK, encoded by the coding sequence ATGGGAGAGCTCAGGCTCTCCGATTATTCCTCAGATATCGTTATCCTATCCCTGCTCCTCTTGTTTCTGTCGTCCCTGGCCGTCCCCTGGGTGGAAGTTTCCGTGAGCTCCCCGGGCGATGCCCTTTACTTCCTCCTCCTGCCGTGGGTTTTAGTAGTTCCACTCCACGAGGGCCTCCATGCCTTGACGGCAAAGCTTCTCCGGGCCAGAGTGAGATTCGGCGTTACGACGATTAACAAGTTTGCTTTAACACCCTACGTGGCCATCGAGACTCCATTGCCCGCGGAGAAGTATGTCCTCGTTTGCCTTTCTCCGCTGGCACTCTCGGCCATTTCAATATCCCTTGCTTGGGTCTTCCGCTCCGACTTCTGGGCGCTCGTTTACATCTTCAACACCGTCGGCATGGCGGGCGACTTCCTCACTGCGCTCGTGCTCTTAAAAATGCCCCGGAATGCAAAGGTCTCTGATGATGGGACAGTTCTTCGCTCCGATGAAGAAATACCCGGACCTTACCCGCCATGGGTTTCGTCACTTCTAAAGGGCCTCATAGTGCTGGTTCTCCTGTTAGTCCTCCTCCTCGGCCGTGTAGAAGTTGTAGTCGAGAAGTGA
- a CDS encoding polyprenyl synthetase family protein, translated as MGKYDELFARIKDKARDVDRIILELVPEKEPLELYKAARHYPLAGGKRVRPFVVLRATEAVGGDPKKALYPAASVEFIHNYSLVHDDIMDMDELRRGRPTVHKLWGVNMAILAGDLLFSKAFEAIARANVSPEKKARILDVLVRTSNMLCEGQALDIEFETRDEVTVEEYLRMISGKTGALFQGSAEIGAIVGTDNEEYIQALSKWGMNVGIAFQIWDDVLDLIADEEKLGKPVGSDIRKGKKTLIVSHFFSKASEEDKAEFLKVFGKYAGDAKGDALIHDERVKEEVTKAIELLKKYGSIDYAARYAKDLVREANEALKVLPESEARRDLELLAEFLVEREF; from the coding sequence ATGGGGAAATACGATGAGCTGTTCGCAAGGATTAAGGATAAAGCCAGGGACGTTGACAGGATCATTCTGGAGCTCGTTCCCGAGAAGGAACCGCTGGAGCTATACAAAGCGGCCAGGCACTACCCGCTCGCGGGTGGAAAGCGCGTAAGGCCCTTTGTCGTCCTCCGCGCTACTGAGGCAGTCGGCGGTGACCCGAAGAAGGCCCTCTATCCAGCTGCTTCCGTCGAGTTCATCCACAACTACTCGCTGGTTCATGACGATATAATGGACATGGACGAGCTGAGGCGCGGAAGGCCGACCGTCCACAAGCTCTGGGGCGTCAACATGGCAATCCTTGCTGGTGATTTACTCTTCAGCAAGGCCTTTGAGGCGATAGCCAGGGCCAATGTTTCCCCCGAGAAGAAGGCTAGAATCCTCGACGTCCTCGTCAGGACTTCCAACATGCTCTGCGAGGGCCAGGCTTTGGACATAGAGTTCGAGACGCGCGATGAAGTCACCGTTGAGGAGTACCTCAGGATGATAAGCGGAAAGACAGGGGCACTCTTTCAGGGCTCGGCGGAAATCGGCGCGATAGTCGGAACCGATAACGAGGAGTACATTCAAGCTTTATCAAAGTGGGGCATGAACGTGGGCATAGCCTTCCAGATATGGGACGATGTTCTTGACCTAATAGCCGACGAGGAGAAGCTCGGAAAACCTGTGGGAAGCGACATAAGGAAGGGCAAGAAGACCCTCATAGTGAGCCACTTCTTTAGCAAAGCCAGCGAGGAGGACAAGGCCGAGTTCCTGAAGGTCTTCGGCAAGTACGCCGGCGATGCTAAGGGTGATGCCCTCATACACGACGAGAGGGTTAAGGAAGAGGTCACCAAAGCCATCGAGCTCCTCAAGAAGTACGGGAGCATTGACTACGCCGCTCGCTATGCGAAAGACCTCGTCAGGGAAGCCAACGAAGCGTTAAAAGTTCTCCCCGAGAGCGAAGCCAGGAGAGACTTGGAGCTTTTGGCGGAGTTTCTGGTCGAGAGGGAGTTTTGA